A window of the Hippoglossus stenolepis isolate QCI-W04-F060 chromosome 8, HSTE1.2, whole genome shotgun sequence genome harbors these coding sequences:
- the gpr20 gene encoding G-protein coupled receptor 20 isoform X2: MVGMVLNVVALYVFCFRTKQRTTSVIYTINLAVTDLLVNLSLPTRILLYYSGGACLTCSYLHIFSYFVNMYCSILFLTCICVDRYLAIVQVEASRRWRNSSVAKCVCVSVWLFAIVVTYSFLSTAFQHTGCCLSKLLFLTITEFFLPLVIIVVFTVRIMWALADRRLMQQSRERRKRAVQLLTTVLIIFTVCFTPFHIRQVVVYFNPDMPHHVIVYHLTVTLSSLNSCMDPVVYCFVTNNFQSTMRHLFRRAEPEQTSGDIISMQRSSKASGLMANAIANNMIMMTKIPAPLPRDTEGKIHTV, encoded by the exons ATg GTAGGCATGGTGCTCAACGTGGTGGCACTGTATGTGTTCTGCTTCCGCACCAAGCAGAGGACCACCTCCGTGATCTACACCATCAACCTGGCGGTGACGGACCTCCTGGTGAATCTCTCCCTGCCCACTCGCATCCTGCTCTACTACAGCGGAGGAGCCTGTCTCACCTGCTCCTACCTGCACATCTTCAGCTACTTTGTCAACATGTACTGCAGCATCTTGTTTCTCACCTGCATATGTGTCGACCGCTACCTTGCCATCGTGCAG GTTGAAGCCTCCCGTCGGTGGAGGAACTCCAGCGTggccaaatgtgtgtgtgtctctgtctggcTCTTTGCCATCGTGGTCACCTACTCCTTCCTCTCCACCGCTTTCCAGCACACGGGCTGCTGCCTGTCCAAGCTCCTCTTTCTCACCATCACTGAGTTCTTCCTACCCCTCGTCATCATCGTGGTCTTCACCGTGAGGATCATGTGGGCCCTTGCCGACCGTCGTCTGATGCAGCAGAGCAG ggagaggaggaagagggccGTCCAGCTGCTGACCACAGTGCTGATCATCTTCACCGTGTGCTTCACACCCTTCCACATTAGACAG gtgGTGGTGTACTTCAACCCTGACATGCCTCATCATGTCATCGTCTATCACTTGACCGTCACTCTCAGTAGTTTGAATAGCTGCATGGATCCTGTCGTCTACTGCTTCGTTACAAATAACTTCCAG TCCACGATGAGACATCTGTTCCGTCGTGCAGAGCCTGAGCAGACCAGCGGCGACATCATCAGCATGCAGCGCAGCTCCAAGGCCTCGGGACTGATGGCCAACGCCATCGCTAATAACATGATCATGATGACCAAGATCCCTGCTCCGCTACCTAGGGACACTGAGGGGAAGATACACACAGTGTAA
- the gpr20 gene encoding G-protein coupled receptor 20 isoform X1, translating into MMDFNSTESWVFVNTSFPLLPVITSPTNRSGMEAYLQRLAHLDEGLYNDFYGFWITLMVINSLIFLVGMVLNVVALYVFCFRTKQRTTSVIYTINLAVTDLLVNLSLPTRILLYYSGGACLTCSYLHIFSYFVNMYCSILFLTCICVDRYLAIVQVEASRRWRNSSVAKCVCVSVWLFAIVVTYSFLSTAFQHTGCCLSKLLFLTITEFFLPLVIIVVFTVRIMWALADRRLMQQSRERRKRAVQLLTTVLIIFTVCFTPFHIRQVVVYFNPDMPHHVIVYHLTVTLSSLNSCMDPVVYCFVTNNFQSTMRHLFRRAEPEQTSGDIISMQRSSKASGLMANAIANNMIMMTKIPAPLPRDTEGKIHTV; encoded by the exons ATGATGGACTTCAACAGCACTGAGTCCTGGGTGTTCGTCAACACTTCATTCCCCCTCCTGCCTGTCATAACCAGTCCCACTAACAGGAGTGGCATGGAAGCATATCTTCAGAGACTGGCTCATTTAGACGAGGGTCTCTACAACGACTTCTACGGCTTCTGGATCACACTCATGGTCATAAACTCTCTCATATTCCTG GTAGGCATGGTGCTCAACGTGGTGGCACTGTATGTGTTCTGCTTCCGCACCAAGCAGAGGACCACCTCCGTGATCTACACCATCAACCTGGCGGTGACGGACCTCCTGGTGAATCTCTCCCTGCCCACTCGCATCCTGCTCTACTACAGCGGAGGAGCCTGTCTCACCTGCTCCTACCTGCACATCTTCAGCTACTTTGTCAACATGTACTGCAGCATCTTGTTTCTCACCTGCATATGTGTCGACCGCTACCTTGCCATCGTGCAG GTTGAAGCCTCCCGTCGGTGGAGGAACTCCAGCGTggccaaatgtgtgtgtgtctctgtctggcTCTTTGCCATCGTGGTCACCTACTCCTTCCTCTCCACCGCTTTCCAGCACACGGGCTGCTGCCTGTCCAAGCTCCTCTTTCTCACCATCACTGAGTTCTTCCTACCCCTCGTCATCATCGTGGTCTTCACCGTGAGGATCATGTGGGCCCTTGCCGACCGTCGTCTGATGCAGCAGAGCAG ggagaggaggaagagggccGTCCAGCTGCTGACCACAGTGCTGATCATCTTCACCGTGTGCTTCACACCCTTCCACATTAGACAG gtgGTGGTGTACTTCAACCCTGACATGCCTCATCATGTCATCGTCTATCACTTGACCGTCACTCTCAGTAGTTTGAATAGCTGCATGGATCCTGTCGTCTACTGCTTCGTTACAAATAACTTCCAG TCCACGATGAGACATCTGTTCCGTCGTGCAGAGCCTGAGCAGACCAGCGGCGACATCATCAGCATGCAGCGCAGCTCCAAGGCCTCGGGACTGATGGCCAACGCCATCGCTAATAACATGATCATGATGACCAAGATCCCTGCTCCGCTACCTAGGGACACTGAGGGGAAGATACACACAGTGTAA
- the si:ch1073-228j22.2 gene encoding SPRY domain-containing SOCS box protein 1 — protein sequence MGLSLSALLCSRAAQSPPSSSSAFPPLSVPISSRLAITLSFSPVAPGDSRSHWSSVHRSPHLLLSACKQQVTRWPVELSSDGVRAEVGVTGGLHVWEVLWNPDHRGSHAVMGVSRRDCLLQAVGYNVLVGGDEQSWGWELKTNQLWHGGHSVGLYPEKMRRCPSDLKPHTSDKKDPVEAPLPIPERVLLVLDADAGTLGFVVDGSFLGEAFKDLPRGVELFPAVSSVRGGASIRLRYLNGATRDPPALMPLCGLSIRHLLGEQRQNQTDKLPLPPLLQNYLLSIH from the exons ATGGGTCTCTCCCTGTCTGCGTTGctgtgcagcagagcagctcaaagccctccctcctcttcctcagcctTCCCTCCCCTCTCCGTCCCCATCTCGTCTCGCCTCGCCATCACCCTGTCCTTTTCCCCAGTCGCCCCGGGAGACAGCCGCTCACACTGGAGCTCAGTCCACCGctctcctcacctcctgctCTCCGCCTGCAAGCAGCAGGTCACGCGTTGGCCTGTGGAGCTGAGCAGCGACGGGGTGAGAGCGGAGGTGGGGGTGACAGGCGGCCTTCACGTCTGGGAGGTGCTGTGGAACCCGGACCACAGAGGGAGTCACGCCGTCATGGGCGTCTCCAGGCGGGACTGTCTTCTGCAGGCCGTGGGGTACAACGTCCTGGTGGGTGGGGATGAACAGTCCTGGGGCTGGGAACTCAAAACCAATCAGCTCTGGCATGGTGGACACAGTGTGGGACTTTACCCagagaagatgaggaggtgTCCCTCTGATTTGAAGCCACACACTTCAGACAAAAAAGATCCGGTGGAGGCCCCTCTCCCCATCCCTGAGCGGGTCCTGCTGGTCCTGGACGCCGATGCCGGGACCCTGGGATTCGTTGTTGATGGCAGCTTCCTCGGCGAGGCGTTTAAAGACCTTCCTCGTGGGGTTGAGCTGTTCCCAGCGGTGAGCAGCGTGAGAGGGGGGGCCAGCATACGACTGCGCTACCTGAACGGTGCCACAC GTGACCCTCCTGCCCTGATGCCTCTATGTGGACTGTCCATTCGTCACCTTTTAGGGGAACAGAGGCAGAATCAAACTGACAAACTGCCTCTACCACCTCTTCTGCAGAACTACCTGCTTTCTATTCATtaa